Proteins encoded together in one Papaver somniferum cultivar HN1 unplaced genomic scaffold, ASM357369v1 unplaced-scaffold_21, whole genome shotgun sequence window:
- the LOC113339325 gene encoding transcription initiation factor TFIID subunit 9-like: MGDKENGDEDLPRDAKIVQTLLKSMGVSEYEPRVIHQFLELWYRYVVDVLTDAQVYSEHASKPAIDPDDVKLAIQTKVNFGFSQPPPREVLLELARNRNKMPLPKSITGPGIPLPPDEDTLISPNYQLAIPRRPQAQADEEMEEDEDVVDPNQNSNLNPPQEQNTDQLQNTPQRVSFPLTGKRPG; the protein is encoded by the exons ATGGGGGATAAAGAGAATGGAGATGAGGACTTGCCCCGGGATGCAAAGATAGTACAAACACTTTTGAAATCAATGGGTGTTTCCGAATATGAACCTCGTGTTATTCACCAGTTTTTAGAACTTTGGTATCGGTATGTGGTGGATGTTCTAACTGATGCTCAAGTTTACTCAGAACATGCTAGTAAACCTGCAATTGATCCTGATGATGTTAAGCTTGCAATACAAACAAAAGTTAATTTTGGTTTCTCGCAACCTCCTCCTCGAGAG GTCCTTCTAGAGCTTGCAAGGAACAGAAACAAAATGCCACTGCCTAAATCGATTACAGGGCCTGGAATCCCACTCCCACCAGATGAAGACACACTGATCAGCCCTAACTACCAACTTGCAATCCCCAGAAGACCACAAGCTCAAGCAGATGAAGAAatggaggaagatgaagatgtggtCGATCCTAATCAAAACTCCAACCTAAATCCGCCCCAGGAACAAAACACGGATCAGCTACAAAATACTCCTCAAAGGGTATCCTTTCCCCTCACTGGAAAACGTCCAGGGTGA
- the LOC113339324 gene encoding probable GTP diphosphokinase RSH2, chloroplastic, which produces MMAVPTIALYASSPSSVSHPCSINSSHSNSDYELMNSRCCSSSPSSSSSSHKPVTGGLSLLFSSNSVRHSSSTSASFNNGGDDLGSGLGLDLGSSFKYNSSNSRDHHYHHSPVSVFQGPVSCSSVGSSSSSSRSSPMRISSSSSGLFNGFVRNAIDSACLDSDSPSFNMEDSTFATTSGLVDELTFSMEGNFSVVDPYAKELLVNAQSRHKIFYEDIVVKAFHEAQKAHRGQMRASGDPYLQHCVETAMLLATIGANSTVVAAGLLHDTLDDSFMSVDYIVSTFGDGVADLVKGVSKLSHLSKLARENNTANKTVEADRLHTMFLAMADARAVLIKLADRMHNMMTLEALPPAKQKRFAKETLEIFAPLANRLGISSWKDRLENMCFKYLKPDQHDLLSSKLVKSFDDEMITSSVEKLEQALKDGAVSYHVLSGRHKSLYSIYSKMIKKKLSMDQINDIHGLRVIVENEEDCYTALKIVHQLWPEVPGKFKDYIIHPKFNGYQSLHTVVMGEDMFPLEVQIRTKEMHLQAECGFAAHWMYKEGDSAYSSYVLQMVEWARWVVTWQCETMSKEKTSCIGDADSIRPPCPFPSHSDDCPYSYAPQCTQDGPVFIIMMENEKMSVHEFPANSTVMDLLTRVGRGSLRWSPSPYRFPMKEELRPRLNREPVTDPSLKLQMGDVIELTPTIPDKSLTEYREEIQRMYDQGRGRYAVSGSRAASSRVGW; this is translated from the exons ATGATGGCTGTACCGACAATTGCACTCTATGCAAGTTCACCAAGTTCtgtatctcatccatgttcaaTTAATTCTTCTCATTCAAATTCTGACTATGAATTGATGAATTCTCGTTGTTGTTCATCATccccatcatcatcttcatcatcacataAACCTGTAACTGGTGGGCTTTCCCTCCTGTTTAGTTCCAATTCCGTTCGTCATTCATCTTCAACGTCAGCAAGCTTTAATAATGGAGGTGATGATTTAGGATCAGGGTTAGGATTAGATTTAGGATCTTCATTTAAGTATAACAGTAGTAATAGTAgagatcatcattatcatcatagtCCTGTATCTGTGTTCCAAGGTCCTGTTTCATGTAGTAGTGTTGGTTCTTCTTCCTCGTCTTCCAGGAGTTCTCCGATGAGAATTTCATCTTCCTCCAGTGGATTGTTTAATGGGTTCGTGAGAAATGCTATAGATTCTGCTTGTCTTGATTCTGATTCACCAAGTTTTAACATGGAAGATTCTACTTTTGCTACTACTAGTGGTCTTGTTGATGAGCTTACATTTAGCATGGAAGGTAATTTTAGTGTTGTTGATCCATATGCTAAAGAATTACTAGTGAATGCTCAATCAAGGCATAAGATTTTTTATGAAGATATTGTTGTTAAAGCTTTTCATGAAGCCCAGAAAGCTCACCGAGGACAG ATGAGAGCAAGTGGTGATCCGTATTTGCAGCATTGCGTTGAAACTGCTATGTTGCTTGCTACGATTGGTGCTAATTCTACGGTGGTTGCAGCTGGGTTACTTCATGATACACTTGACGATTCTTTTATGAGTGTTGATTATATTGTTAGTACATTTGGGGATGGAGTTGCTGATCTTGTTAAAGGG GTATCAAAGCTGAGCCATCTGAGCAAACTTGCACGTGAGAATAATACTGCAAACAAAACTGTTGAGGCAGATCGCTTACATACTATGTTTCTTGCAATGGCAGATGCAAGGGCCGTTCTCATCAAACTTGCAGATCGTATGCATAATATGATGACACTAGAGGCTTTGCCTCCGGCCAAGCAAAAGAGGTTCGCGAAGGAAACCTTAGAAATTTTTGCTCCATTGGCCAACCGCCTTGGGATCTCTAGTTGGAAGGATCGCTTGGAAAACATGTGTTTCAAGTATCTCAAACCAGACCAGCACGATTTACTGTCTTCCAAGCTTGTGAAGTCTTTTGATGATGAAATGATTACATCTTCAGTAGAAAAATTGGAACAAGCTCTTAAGGATGGAGCAGTTTCTTACCACGTTTTATCTGGGCGGCACAAGAGCTTGTATAGCATTTATTCCAAGATGATTAA GAAGAAGCTATCAATGGATCAAATCAACGACATACACGGGCTAAGAGTGATTGTTGAGAACGAGGAAGACTGTTATACCGCACTTAAGATTGTTCATCAGCTATGGCCTGAAGTGCCTGGAAAGTTTAAAGATTACATAATCCATCCCAAATTCAACGG GTATCAATCTCTTCATACTGTGGTAATGGGGGAAGACATGTTTCCTTTGGAGGTTCAAATCCGAACAAAGGAGATGCATTTACAAGCTGAGTGTGGGTTTGCTGCTCACTGGATGTATAAGGAAGGTGACAGTGCATATTCTTCATATGTACTTCAGATGGTGGAATGGGCTCGGTGGGTAGTCACTTGGCAGTGTGAGACCATGTCAAAAGAAAAAACTTCTTGCATTGGTGATGCTGATTCCATCAGGCCACCTTGTCCTTTCCCTTCACATTCAGATGACTGTCCTTACTCTTATGCGCCCCAATGCACCCAAGATGGTCCTGTTTTTATCATCATGATGGAGAATGAGAAG ATGTCAGTGCACGAATTTCCAGCAAACTCGACTGTAATGGATTTGCTGACACGAGTAGGCCGCGGAAGCTTGAGGTGGTCTCCCTCTCCATACAGGTTCCCCATGAAAGAAGAGTTAAGGCCAAGGCTTaaccgtgaacctgtgactgacCCATCTCTCAAGCTCCAAATGGGAGATGTAATAGAATTGACTCCGACAATACCTGATAAGTCTCTTACAGAATATAGAGAGGAAATCCAGAGAATGTATGACCAAGGCCGTGGCCGTTATGCGGTTTCAGGCAGTAGAGCTGCTTCGAGTAGGGTTGGTTGGTGA
- the LOC113340013 gene encoding thiol protease aleurain-like yields the protein MAAKANHNLIVSFIILFSISCIAVVQSTSSSFTDENPIKLFSSDDFESSLLQIIGDVRHAVKFTRFALRFGKRYESVEEVKLRFENFVESLRLIRSTNKKGLSYKLALNEFADMSWEEFRTQKLGAAQNCSATLKGSHKLTDEALPLTKDWRETGIVSPVKNQGHCGSCWTFSTTGALEAAYTQAYGKAISLSEQQLVDCAGDFNNFGCHGGLPSQAFEYIKYNGGLETEEAYPYTAVGGSCKYSSQNDVVQVKDSVNITLGAEDELQHAVAFVRPVSIAFEVIKGFRLYKEGVFTSDHCGTTPMDVNHAVLAVGYGVENGTPYWLIKNSWGATWGDNGYFKMEMGKNMCGIATCASYPVVA from the exons ATGGCTGCTAAAGCTAATCATAACTTAATAGTTTCATTCATCATATTATTCTCAATCAGCTGTATTGCTGTTGTACAATCAACATCCAGCAGCTTCACTGATGAAAACCCAATCAAACTGTTCTCATCAGATGATtttgaatcttctcttcttcagaTCATTGGTGATGTGCGTCATGCTGTCAAATTCACTCGCTTTGCTCTCAG gttTGGGAAGAGGTATGAATCAGTAGAAGAAGTGAAACTGAGATTTGAGAATTTTGTGGAGAGTTTGAGATTGATTCGATCTACTAACAAAAAAGGACTTTCTTATAAATTAGCTCTTAATg AATTTGCTGATATGAGCTGGGAGGAATTCCGAACACAAAAGTTAGGAGCAGCTCAAAACTGTTCTGCAACTCTAAAAGGGAGTCATAAGCTAACTGATGAAGCCCTTCCTTTAACG AAAGATTGGAGGGAAACTGGCATTGTCAGCCCTGTCAAGAATCAAGGTCATTGTGGTTCTTGCTGGACTTTCAG TACAACTGGAGCTCTGGAGGCAGCATACACTCAGGCATATGGGAAGGCCATTTCTCTGTCAGAGCAGCAACTGGTTGATTGTGCTGGAGATTTCAACAATTTTGGTTGCCATGGAGGTTTACCCTCACAAGCCTTTGAGTACATCAAATATAACGGTGGTCTTGAAACCGAAGAAGCCTACCCCTACACCGCTGTAGGTGGCAGCTGCAAATATTCTTCACAGAATGATGTTGTTCAGGTCAAAGACTCGGTCAACATCACCCTG GGAGCTGAAGATGAGTTGCAGCACGCAGTGGCCTTTGTTCGTCCTGTTAGCATTGCATTCGAAGTGATTAAAGGTTTCCGTCTCTACAAGGAAGGAGTTTTCACCAGCGACCATTGTGGCACCACTCCTATG GACGTAAATCACGCTGTTTTGGCGGTTGGATATGGTGTAGAAAATGGTACCCCATACTGGCTCATTAAGAACTCATGGGGAGCAACTTGGGGTGACAATGGATACTTCAAGATGGAAATGGGAAAGAATATGTGTG GTATTGCCACTTGTGCTTCCTACCCAGTTGTTGCATAG